Proteins co-encoded in one Bacillus sp. FSL H8-0547 genomic window:
- a CDS encoding homogentisate 1,2-dioxygenase: MYYRTLGTIPHKRHTMFKKEDGSLYREQVMGTKGFSGVQSILYHHYMPTEVVKSELLQPCMPEYEKTDSLKHRHFFTDAMTEKGDALSAREYLLGNDDLLIGVIKADKPMSSFYRNGDGDELFFVHEGSGKVETMFGVITYRSGDYISIPIGTIYRIQPETETAFLIVESCSQITTPKRYRNEYGQLLEHSPFCERDFRGPEELLTFDERGEFEVLTKSRGYMHRHILGHHPFDVVGWDGYLYPWAFNIEDFEPITGRIHQPPPVHQTFEGHNFVVCSFVPRMYDYHPESIPAPYYHSNVNSDELLYYAEGNFMSRKGIKRGSITLHPSGIPHGPHPGKTEASIGKKDTLELAVMIDTFRPLKVVKKAQEIEDKDYMYTWIE, encoded by the coding sequence ATGTATTACCGGACTCTTGGCACGATCCCGCATAAGAGGCACACAATGTTTAAAAAAGAAGACGGCAGCCTGTACAGGGAACAGGTGATGGGAACGAAAGGCTTTTCAGGGGTGCAGTCGATTCTCTATCATCATTATATGCCGACTGAAGTGGTGAAATCTGAGCTGCTGCAGCCGTGCATGCCGGAATATGAAAAGACAGATTCATTAAAGCACAGGCACTTTTTCACAGATGCTATGACAGAGAAGGGGGATGCCCTGAGTGCCAGGGAGTATCTTCTGGGAAATGACGATCTTTTAATCGGCGTCATCAAAGCAGATAAGCCAATGTCCTCTTTTTACCGCAACGGAGATGGCGACGAGCTGTTTTTTGTCCACGAAGGGAGCGGAAAAGTGGAGACGATGTTCGGTGTGATCACCTATCGTTCAGGAGATTACATCTCGATTCCCATCGGGACGATTTACAGAATTCAGCCTGAGACAGAGACAGCCTTTCTCATCGTTGAATCGTGCAGTCAGATTACGACGCCGAAGCGGTACAGAAACGAGTACGGTCAGCTGCTTGAGCACAGCCCGTTTTGCGAGAGGGATTTTCGCGGTCCTGAGGAACTGCTTACCTTTGATGAGCGGGGAGAGTTTGAAGTACTGACAAAATCCAGAGGGTATATGCACAGGCACATCCTGGGGCATCATCCTTTTGATGTCGTCGGCTGGGACGGCTATTTGTATCCATGGGCGTTTAACATTGAAGATTTCGAGCCGATTACAGGCCGTATCCATCAGCCGCCTCCGGTTCACCAGACGTTTGAAGGGCACAATTTTGTTGTCTGTTCCTTTGTGCCGCGGATGTACGACTACCATCCGGAGAGCATTCCGGCTCCTTATTATCACAGCAATGTGAACAGCGATGAGCTTCTTTACTATGCTGAAGGAAATTTCATGAGCAGAAAAGGAATTAAGCGTGGATCGATCACGCTTCATCCGAGCGGCATTCCCCATGGGCCTCATCCAGGGAAGACGGAAGCAAGCATCGGGAAAAAAGATACCCTGGAGCTTGCTGTCATGATTGATACGTTCCGGCCGCTTAAGGTTGTGAAGAAAGCACAGGAAATTGAAGATAAAGACTATATGTATACATGGATTGAATAG
- a CDS encoding glycoside hydrolase family 18 protein codes for MQIHIVREGQTLYGIAQAYSTTAEEIIQTNEIPNPGQLVVGQTIVIPIRGRFYWVQPGDTLWSISKKFGTTPKELAEINGIQLNTQLQIGFRLYVPERPKPKAEFNAYIEPSGNQVSPNLEESAREAAPYLTYLGPFSFRIQKDGTLKEPLLNDFANIAKKNKVTLMMIVTNLDDDGFSDEIGRIVLNNQDVQNKLLNNIVATAKKYGFRDIHFDMEYLRPADREAYNRFLKKAKARFKKEGWLISTALAPKTSADQKGKWYEAHDYKAHGEIVDFVVVMTYEWGYSGGPPMAVSPIGPVREVLDYTLTEIPAGKVMMGQNLYGYDWTLPFKPGGQFAKAISPQQAIRLASRYNVPIQYDMKAQAPHFNYRAEDGKEHEVWFEDARSIQAKFDLMKELKLRGMSYWKLGLSFPQNWLLITDNFEVVKR; via the coding sequence ATGCAGATACATATTGTCCGGGAAGGACAAACATTATACGGCATTGCCCAGGCGTACAGCACGACTGCCGAAGAGATCATTCAGACAAACGAGATCCCAAATCCCGGCCAGCTTGTCGTCGGCCAGACTATTGTTATTCCGATCAGGGGGCGTTTCTACTGGGTGCAGCCCGGCGATACCCTCTGGTCCATCAGCAAAAAGTTCGGCACTACCCCAAAAGAGCTTGCAGAAATAAACGGGATCCAGCTCAACACCCAGCTTCAGATCGGATTCAGGCTCTATGTTCCCGAACGCCCTAAACCAAAAGCAGAGTTTAACGCCTATATAGAGCCGTCCGGCAATCAGGTCAGCCCGAACCTAGAGGAAAGCGCCAGAGAAGCAGCTCCTTATTTAACATACCTCGGCCCGTTCAGCTTCCGCATCCAAAAAGACGGAACACTGAAAGAACCTCTATTAAATGATTTTGCCAATATCGCAAAGAAAAACAAAGTCACGCTGATGATGATTGTAACGAACCTGGATGATGACGGCTTCAGTGATGAGATTGGACGGATTGTTCTCAACAATCAGGATGTCCAGAATAAGCTTTTAAACAACATCGTTGCGACAGCAAAGAAATACGGATTCAGGGATATTCATTTTGACATGGAATATTTGCGTCCGGCAGACAGAGAAGCCTATAACCGTTTTTTGAAAAAAGCAAAAGCAAGATTCAAGAAAGAAGGATGGCTGATCTCAACCGCTCTTGCACCGAAAACAAGTGCAGATCAAAAAGGCAAGTGGTATGAAGCCCATGACTACAAGGCTCATGGGGAAATTGTTGATTTTGTCGTCGTCATGACATATGAATGGGGATACAGCGGGGGACCTCCTATGGCAGTGTCTCCGATCGGCCCTGTCCGCGAAGTGCTCGACTATACGCTTACAGAAATTCCTGCGGGAAAGGTCATGATGGGGCAGAATCTCTATGGCTATGACTGGACGCTTCCGTTTAAGCCGGGAGGACAGTTTGCAAAAGCCATAAGCCCGCAGCAGGCCATCCGTCTCGCAAGCCGGTATAACGTCCCGATTCAATATGATATGAAAGCTCAGGCGCCGCACTTCAATTACCGTGCAGAGGACGGCAAAGAACATGAAGTCTGGTTTGAAGACGCACGATCCATCCAGGCGAAATTTGACCTGATGAAGGAACTGAAGCTCCGCGGCATGAGCTATTGGAAGCTCGGGCTTTCCTTCCCGCAGAACTGGCTTTTGATTACCGACAATTTCGAGGTCGTGAAACGTTAA
- a CDS encoding fumarylacetoacetate hydrolase family protein: MKFVTFQTGDQQLRAGWIQGDLIIDMHAASGGYLPRDLLRLIADYERYADFIRSLKPFRAGDAGVYELEEERLAAPLPRPLSIRDFYAFEQHVKTARGKRGLDVVPEWYQFPVFYFSNHLAVKGPGDAIEVPPGCGALDYELEIACVIGKEGCDIPAERAGEYIFGYFIMNDWSARDLQQAEMKVGLGPAKGKDFATSLGPFLVTADELGPKLDLEMKAAVNGKQLSSGNVRDCYYSFGEMIERASAGVTLYPGEVIGSGTVGTGCILELGEEVHRYLQPGDEVELTIEGLGSLKNKITAKSR; the protein is encoded by the coding sequence ATGAAATTTGTGACCTTTCAAACGGGTGATCAACAACTGAGGGCAGGATGGATACAGGGAGATTTGATCATCGATATGCATGCGGCAAGCGGGGGGTATTTGCCTCGGGATCTTCTCCGTCTGATAGCGGACTATGAACGGTATGCTGATTTCATCAGGAGTCTTAAACCATTTCGTGCCGGGGATGCAGGGGTTTATGAGCTTGAGGAGGAAAGGCTTGCAGCTCCTCTTCCAAGGCCGCTGAGCATCCGTGATTTTTATGCGTTTGAGCAGCACGTGAAAACAGCACGGGGGAAAAGAGGGCTTGACGTTGTGCCTGAATGGTATCAGTTTCCGGTTTTTTATTTTTCAAATCATCTGGCTGTTAAAGGGCCGGGGGATGCCATCGAAGTTCCTCCCGGATGCGGGGCTTTGGATTATGAGCTTGAGATTGCCTGCGTGATTGGAAAAGAAGGCTGTGATATTCCGGCTGAGCGCGCAGGTGAGTATATATTCGGGTACTTTATTATGAACGACTGGAGTGCACGCGATCTTCAGCAGGCAGAGATGAAAGTCGGCCTCGGTCCTGCAAAAGGAAAGGATTTTGCGACCTCGCTCGGTCCTTTTCTTGTAACCGCGGATGAACTCGGACCAAAGCTTGATCTCGAGATGAAAGCAGCTGTTAATGGTAAGCAGCTCTCAAGCGGCAACGTACGGGACTGCTATTATTCGTTTGGCGAAATGATTGAACGAGCATCAGCCGGTGTGACGCTGTATCCGGGAGAGGTCATTGGTTCAGGCACCGTGGGCACAGGCTGCATTCTTGAGCTTGGAGAAGAGGTGCACCGTTATTTGCAGCCTGGGGATGAAGTTGAACTGACAATTGAGGGCCTTGGTTCTCTGAAAAACAAAATCACAGCTAAAAGCAGGTGA